CGGTGTTGTACGCGCTGAGCAGGTCGCCTGCCTGGCCGAAGTTCTGGCCGAGCTGCCAGGACTGCAGCTGCTGCTGGGAGACCTGGCCGTGGCTCGCGGGCGAGCCGTCGAGGTCGGCGAGCAGTGCGTCGACCTTGTTCTTGAACGTCTGCAGGTTCTCGACCTCGACCTTGACGGCCTGCGCGCCGACCTGCCCGGTGAGCGCCTGGGACTGCGCGACCATCGCCGCGGTCTGCGCCGCCGTCACCGTGGAGACGACGTTGTAGAAGATGCCGGACGTCCCGCCGCCACCACCGCCGCCACCGGCTGCTGCCTCGTTCACAGTCGATCAACCTCCCCCGTGCACGACCGGCCCGCCGCGGCCCGCCGTGTCTCCACTACTCATCTCCCGTACCCCGCGGACGGGGCATTCCTGCGTATGCGGCCGGTCGCGCCGCCGACCGACGACAGCAACCGCCACCCGTAACATAGCGCCCATCGCCGACTGCCCGTCAGGGGCCCTCCGTCGAGGGGCCGGTATCGGTACGTACCTGTCACCTCGCACACACAACAACGGGCCCTCCCGGAGGCTTCCCCGGACGCCTCCCGGTCACTTCTCCGGTCACGTACCATCGATGGCGACAGACCGTTGGCACGCCCGAGGAGGCCGAGAGCATGTCCGTGACCGCACTGCTGCTCGCCCTCGTCCGGCTGCTGACCGGGGACCTGCTGCTCGGTCCCGGGGCACTGACCACCGTTGCCGCGGCGGCCGCCCTGGTCCTCGTCGCGGGCGCCGTGGCGGGCACGCTCGCCGCCGCACGGCTGCTCGGGGCACGCGCTCCGGCCGCCGTCCGGGACGGTGTGCTGCGCAGGCAGGCGTTCGGTACGGCCTTCCTCCCGCAGCGGGATCCGGACGCCCGGGGCCGCCGGCGTCCCAGGGCGCCCGGGGCGGCCCCGGCGGCCGCCGCGTAGCGACGCGCACGCACCCGTCCCGACCTTCCCCCGCCCGGCCGCCGGCCCGTGCTGCTGCACGCGCCCCGGCGCCTGCCGCCGGGTGGGCCAGGGACGCCCCGTCCGCGCTCGTCCACGCCCGGCCGCCCTTCGCCGTCCACCGTTTCGACGAGGCCCCGGAGGGTCCGCTCCCCCATGTCCCTGTTCGCCGTGCTCGACCCTGCCGTCCGCCTGGCCCACGACGCGGTCTCCGCGCTCGCCCAGGCCGTCCCCACCGCGCTCGCCGTGGTCCTGTTCACCGTGGCCGTCCGGCTGGCCCTGCATCCGCTGGCCCGGGCGGCGGCCCGCGGGGAGAAGGCCCGGCTGCGGCTGGCCCCACGCGTCGCGGAGCTCCAGCGCACCCACAAGGGCCGCCCGGAGAAGCTCCGGGCGGCGCTCGCCGAGCTGTACCGGGCCGAGCGGACCTCGCCGCTGGCCGGGATCCTGCCGATGCTGGTGCAGATCCCGTTCTTCTCGGTGATGTACCGGCTCTTCACCACCCCGAACGATCTGCTCGGCCACACCCTGGCCGGAGTCCCGCTCGGGCTGCACGTCGGCGACGCGCACGGGCCGGCGCAGCTCGTGGTCTTCGCGGGGCTGTACGCGGCGCTGGCCGCGGTCGGCTACGCCGGCTTCCGGCGGGCGCGCCGGGCTGCCGCCGGCGGCAGCCCGGCACCGTCCGCGGGCTCCGCCCCCGCCGGGGCACCCGTCCGGGTGCCGGGGGCGCGCTGCTGCCGTACCTGTCGTTCGGCACGGTGCTGTTCGCGGCATTCGTCCCGCTCGCGGCGGGCCTCTACCTGCTCACCACCACCGCCTGGACGGCGGCCGAGCGGGCCTGGCTGCACCGGGAGACGCCGGGCGGCGCCGCCCCGGTGCGGCCGGTCGCCACGACCGCCTGACCACCGCCGCCTGACCCCCGCCGCCTGACCCATAACGGCGCGGGCGGCGGGAGCGGCAGCAGTCGGCAGCAGCGGTCAGCGGCCCGGCCAGGCGGCGAGGTACGCGTCGATCTCGCCGTCGAGCCGGGTCTTGCCGGCCGGGTCCAGGAAGGACGCCTCGACGGCGTTCTTCGCCAGCGCGGCGACGCCGGTCTCGTCCAGGCCGAGCAGGCGGGCGGCGACGGCGTACTCGGTGTTGAGATCGGTGCCGAACATCGGCGGGTCGTCGCTGTTGACGGTGACCAGCAGCCCCGCGTCGACCATCTGCCGGATCGGGTGGTCCTCCATCCGCTCGACGGCGCGGGTCGCGATGTTGGAGGTGGGGCAGACCTCCAGCGGGATGCGGTGCTCGCCGAGGTGGTCGAGCAGCGCCGGGTCCTTGACCGCCTGGGTGCCGTGGCCGATCCGTTCGGCGCCGAGGACCCGCAGCGCGTCCCAGACGGTCTCGGGGCCGGTGGTCTCACCGGCGTGCGGGACGCTGCGCAGGCCGACGGCGCGGGCCCGGTCGAAGTAGGGCTTGAACTGGGGGCGGGGCACGCCGATCTCCGGGCCGCCGAGGCCGAAGCTGACCAGGCCCTCGGGGGCCAGGTCGACGGCGAGGCGGGCGGTCTCCTCGGCGGCTTCGAGGCCGGCCTCGCCGGGGATGTCGAAGCACCAGCGCAGGACGACGCCGAGTTCCTTCTCGGCGGCGTGCCGGGCGTCCTCGATGGCCTCCATGAACGCGCCGTCGGGGATGCCGCGGCGGGTCGACGAGTAGGGGGTGATGGTCAGCTCGGCGTAGCGGATCTGCTGGCGGGCCATGTCCTCGGCGACGCCGTAGGTGAGGGCCCGGACGTCCTCCGCGTCGCGGATCAGGTCGACGACGCTCAGGTACACCTCGATGAAGTGCGCGAAGTCGGTGAAGGTGAAGTACTCGGCGAGCGCGGCCGGGTCGGCCGGCACCTTGGTGCGGCCCTCGTGCCGGGCGGCCAGCTCGGCCACCACCCGGGGTGAGGCCGAGCCCACGTGGTGGACGTGCAGTTCCGCCTTCGGCATCCCGGCGATGAACGCCTCGATCCCGCTCTTGCCCGTGCCCTCAGCCACCGCTACTCCCTTGTCAACTCGCGTAGACCTCGCATGCTATCCAAGCCGCTGGGCCGCGCCCGGGACGCCCGCGGGGCGGCTCGCCCCGCGCTGCGCCGCCGCGGCACCGGGGATCACCCGCCCAGCGCCAGCGCGACGGTGTGGATCAGCAGTCCGGCGGCAGCGCCGACCACGGTGCCGTTGATCCGGATGAACTGCAGGTCGCGGCCCACGTTGGCCTCGATCTTGCGCGAGGCGTCGTCGGCGTCCCAGCCTGCCACGGTGTCGGAGATCAGGGCGGTGATCTCCTCCCGGTAGGTGTCGACGACGTAGGCGGCGGCGTCCTGGAGCCAGCCGTCGGCCTTGGCCTGGAGGCGGGTGTCGGTGGCGAGGCGGGCCCCGAAGCTGCGCAGGCCGTCGCGCAGGCGGCGGCGCAGTTCGCTGTTCTCGTCCTCGGCGGCGCCGAGGACGAGGGTCCGCACGGCGGCCCAGGAGGAGGCGATGAGGTCCTGCACCTCCTGGCGCTGGAGCAGGTCGGCCTTGGCGCGCTCGACGCGGGCGATGGTCTCGGGGTCGTGCTGGAGCTCGGCGGCGAAGTCGGCGAGGAAGTTGTCGACGGCGCCGCGGGCGGGGTGCTCGGGGTCGTCGCGGATGTCGGTGACGAAGCGCATCAGTTCCTTGTAGACGCGCTCGCCGACCTGGTGGTCGATGAACTTCGGGGTCCAGCCGGGGGTCTTCTGGGTGACCCGCTGGACGATGTCCTCGTGGTGCTCGGTGAGCCAGTGGTGGACCCGGACGGCGAGCAGGTCGACGACACCGTGGTGGCCGCCGTCGGCGACGACCTTGCCGAGCAGCCGTCCGGCGGGCTCGGCGACGGGGTGGCGGCGGCGCGCCGGGTGACGGCTTCGGCGACGACGGCCTGGACGTCCTCGTCGCGGAGCACGGCTATCACGCCGCGGAGGGCGGCCGCGGCCTCCCGGGTGACGCGTTCGGCGCTGCCGGGCGCGGCGAGCCACTCGCCGAGCCGGCGGGCCACACCGATCGCGTCGAGCCGGGCGCGGACGACCGACGGGGAGAGGAAGTTGTCTCCGACGAAGTCGCCGAGCGACTTGCCGAAGACGTCCTTCTTGGTGGGGATGATCGCGGTGTGCGGGATGGGGAGGCCGAACGGCCGGCGGAAGAGGGCGGTGACGGCGAACCAGTCGGCGAGGGCGCCGACCATGCCGGCCTCGGCGGCCGCCGCGACGTAGCCGGCCCAGGCGCCCGCACCCGCCGCGTCCGCCCAGGTGGCCAGGGCGAACACGACGGTGGCGAAGGCCAGCAGGCCGGTCGCGATGGTCTTCATCCGCCGAACGCCCTGCCGCTTGCGTTCGTCGGCCTCGGTGAAGCTGACGCCGGTGCCGCGGGCGGGGCCGCCGGCCCCGCCCGGCGTGCCGCTCCGCGGTCCGGGGTCCGTCCCGGTGCTCTGTTCGACGCTCACCCGGACAGTCTGCCCCGCGGCGCCCGGCTGTCACGTGCCCCCCGCTGATCCCGTGTCGGGGCGTCCGGCGGGCACCCGGTGGGCGGACGGCCGGGTGGGGGTCAGCCGATGGAGGCACCCGCGTACATCCGGGCGATCACGTCCTCGATGGCGGGCTCGCGGACGGAGAGGTCGGCGAGCGGGTAGCGGGCGGCGATCGCGGCGACGATCGGCGCGGCGCTGTCCCGGCTGGGGAAGGCCAGCCACTGGCGGGGTCCGTCGACCTTGACGGTGCGCGCGCCCGGCACCTCGATCGGCGGGGCGGGCACGGCCAGGTCGACGACCAGGGTGCGTTCGCTCTCGCCGGTGGCGTGCAGTCCGTCGAGGTCGCCGTCGTGGACGACCCGGCCGTGGTCGATGACCATGACGCGGTCGCAGAGCTGTTCGATGTCGGTCAGGTCGTGGGTGGTGAGCAGGACGGTGGTGCCCTCCGCCGTGTTGACCTCGCGCAGGAACTGCCGGACTCTGGCCTTGCTGACGACGTCGAGGCCGATGGTGGGTTCGTCGAGGTAGAGCACCCTCGGGTCGTGCAGCAGGGCGGCGGCGAGGTCGCCGCGCATCCGCTGGCCGAGCGAGAGCTGCCGGACGGGGGTGTCGAGCAGGCCGCCGAGGTCGAGCAGCTCGACGCACCGGTCGAGGTTGGCCCGGTAGCGGGCGTCCGGGATGCGGTAGATGCGGCGGGCGAGTTCGTAGGAGTCGCGCAGCGGCAGGTCCCACCAGAGGGTGGTCCGCTGGCCGAAGACGACCCCGATCCGGCGGGCGAGGTGGACGCGGTCGCGGGCGGGGTCGACGCCGGCGACGCGGAGCCGGCCGCCGGTGGGCACCAGGATGCCGGTGAGCATCTTGACGGTGGTCGATTTGCCGGCGCCGTTGGGGCCGATGTAGCCGACGCACTGACCGGCGTCGATGGTGAAGGTCAGGCCGTCGACGGCGGTGACCTCGCGGCGTTCGCGGCGGAACCGGCCGGTCCTGGCACGGACGGTGAAGGTGCGGCGGACGTCGTCGAGTTCGATGAGCGGGGACATGGCAGGGCTCCTTCTCTCCGGGGTGGTGACGGGGTGACGGGATGACGAGTGACGGGGTGACAGGCCCGGTCGGGGCGGGCGGGGCCGGCGGGATGGTCGGGACGGGCGGGACGGTCGGGACGGGCGGGGCCGGTCAGCTCCCGGTGCCCTGGTAGGCGCGCAGGCCGGCGCGCCAGGCGAGGCCGGCGGCGAGCACGCAGAGCGCGGCGGCCAGCGGCGAGGCGTACTGGAAGGCGGTCGGCAGGCCGAGCGGGTCGGGCCGGCCGAGGACGCGAAGGGCGGGCAGCCAGTTGACGAAGGCCAGCGGGAGGCCGAAGACGGTGCCGGCCACGAGTTCCTTGGCGAAGACGGTCGGCGGGTACTGCAGCAGGGTGGCGCCGCCGTAGGTGAAGGAGTTCTGCATCTCGCGGGCCTCTCCCCACCAGAACTGCACCGCGGAGAAGCCGACGAAGACGCTGCCGAAGATGATGCTGCCGAAGACCGGCATCACCGCGACGAGCAGGACGCGGTCGGCCGTCCAGTGCACGGGCAGCGCGGTGAGCGACCAGGCGAGGACGGCGGCGGCCTGGACCGTCCGGCCGAGGCGGCGCAGCGAGAAGCGTTCGGCGCAGAGCTGGGCGAGGACGGGGGCGGGCCGGATGAGCATGGTGTCGAGGGTGCCGGCGCGGATCCGGTCGCCGAGCGCGTCGACCGAGCCGACGAAGAGGTTGGCGATGCCGAGGGCGAGGGCGGAGGTGCCGTAGAGGAAGCCGAGTTCGGGCAGGGTCCAGCCGCCGAGGGTGGCGGTGTGACGGAACATCAGGACGATGACCACGAAGTCGAGGGAGGTGGTGGCGGTGTTGGCCAGGAGCATGAGGACGAAGGACGTCCGGTAGGACAGCAGGGCCCTGGTCCACATGGCGGCGGTCAGCCACCAGACGCGGGCGGCCCAGCGGGCCCGGGCGACGTGGCCGGGGCGGCGCGCCG
The Kitasatospora paranensis genome window above contains:
- a CDS encoding DUF6412 domain-containing protein: MSVTALLLALVRLLTGDLLLGPGALTTVAAAAALVLVAGAVAGTLAAARLLGARAPAAVRDGVLRRQAFGTAFLPQRDPDARGRRRPRAPGAAPAAAA
- a CDS encoding YidC/Oxa1 family membrane protein insertase, which produces MSLFAVLDPAVRLAHDAVSALAQAVPTALAVVLFTVAVRLALHPLARAAARGEKARLRLAPRVAELQRTHKGRPEKLRAALAELYRAERTSPLAGILPMLVQIPFFSVMYRLFTTPNDLLGHTLAGVPLGLHVGDAHGPAQLVVFAGLYAALAAVGYAGFRRARRAAAGGSPAPSAGSAPAGAPVRVPGARCCRTCRSARCCSRHSSRSRRASTCSPPPPGRRPSGPGCTGRRRAAPPRCGRSPRPPDHRRLTPAA
- a CDS encoding ABC transporter permease; the encoded protein is MADLLHGPAAPPARRPGHVARARWAARVWWLTAAMWTRALLSYRTSFVLMLLANTATTSLDFVVIVLMFRHTATLGGWTLPELGFLYGTSALALGIANLFVGSVDALGDRIRAGTLDTMLIRPAPVLAQLCAERFSLRRLGRTVQAAAVLAWSLTALPVHWTADRVLLVAVMPVFGSIIFGSVFVGFSAVQFWWGEAREMQNSFTYGGATLLQYPPTVFAKELVAGTVFGLPLAFVNWLPALRVLGRPDPLGLPTAFQYASPLAAALCVLAAGLAWRAGLRAYQGTGS
- a CDS encoding adenosine deaminase, with amino-acid sequence MPKAELHVHHVGSASPRVVAELAARHEGRTKVPADPAALAEYFTFTDFAHFIEVYLSVVDLIRDAEDVRALTYGVAEDMARQQIRYAELTITPYSSTRRGIPDGAFMEAIEDARHAAEKELGVVLRWCFDIPGEAGLEAAEETARLAVDLAPEGLVSFGLGGPEIGVPRPQFKPYFDRARAVGLRSVPHAGETTGPETVWDALRVLGAERIGHGTQAVKDPALLDHLGEHRIPLEVCPTSNIATRAVERMEDHPIRQMVDAGLLVTVNSDDPPMFGTDLNTEYAVAARLLGLDETGVAALAKNAVEASFLDPAGKTRLDGEIDAYLAAWPGR
- a CDS encoding ABC transporter ATP-binding protein — its product is MSPLIELDDVRRTFTVRARTGRFRRERREVTAVDGLTFTIDAGQCVGYIGPNGAGKSTTVKMLTGILVPTGGRLRVAGVDPARDRVHLARRIGVVFGQRTTLWWDLPLRDSYELARRIYRIPDARYRANLDRCVELLDLGGLLDTPVRQLSLGQRMRGDLAAALLHDPRVLYLDEPTIGLDVVSKARVRQFLREVNTAEGTTVLLTTHDLTDIEQLCDRVMVIDHGRVVHDGDLDGLHATGESERTLVVDLAVPAPPIEVPGARTVKVDGPRQWLAFPSRDSAAPIVAAIAARYPLADLSVREPAIEDVIARMYAGASIG